Proteins from one Antennarius striatus isolate MH-2024 chromosome 12, ASM4005453v1, whole genome shotgun sequence genomic window:
- the dhrs9 gene encoding dehydrogenase/reductase SDR family member 9 codes for MFLYILALVPLWFFYRWYKESKRVPNKEDKYVYITGCDTGFGNLLARHLDQLGYRVIAGCYTEKGEVELKKITSDRLTTVALDVSDSKSVMKATSFIKNLVGQKGVWAVVNNAGISLPSAPIDWLTIEDYKPMLAVNLSGLIDVTINILPLIKMTRGRVVNVASVFGRISPFGGPYCVSKYGVEAFNDSLRINMVPFGIKVACIEPGFFETNVTDISITKKSLTQLWEKLDQDVKDDYGEDYLDKFLVQLSQQMNAVRDGDLMKVINCMEHAISAVHPRTRYSAGWDAKFLWLPLSYMPTWISDKFFWRYIPKFKISEHQ; via the exons ATGTTCCTGTACATCCTCGCCCTGGTGCCTCTCTGGTTCTTCTATCGCTGGTACAAGGAAAGCAAAAGAGTTCCCAACAAGGAGGATAAATATGTCTACATCACCGGCTGCGACACTGGCTTTGGGAATCTCCTTGCGAGACACCTGGATCAGTTGGGCTACCGTGTGATTGCAGGCTGTTACACTGAGAAAGGTGAGGTTGAGCTGAAGAAGATCACCTCAGACAGACTGACGACTGTCGCCTTGGACGTCTCTGACTCCAAAAGCGTCATGAAAGCAACATCTTTCATCAAGAATTTAGTGGGACAGAAGG GTGTGTGGGCTGTTGTGAACAATGCTGGAATCTCTTTACCATCTGCTCCTATTGATTGGCTCACGATTGAAGATTACAAGCCTATGTTGGCCGTCAACCTGAGCGGTTTAATCGACGTAACGATTAACATCCTTCCTCTCATCAAGATGACCAGAGGCAGAGTGGTCAATGTGGCCAGTGTTTTTGGGCGAATCAGCCCGTTTGGAGGACCTTACTGCGTGTCCAAGTATGGTGTGGAGGCCTTCAATGACAGCCTGCG AATAAACATGGTACCATTTGGAATCAAGGTGGCATGCATTGAACCAGGATTTTTCGAAACAAATGTGACTGATATATCGATTACGAAGAAGAGTCTGACCCAGCTCTGGGAAAAATTGGATCAGGATGTGAAGGATGACTACGGAGAGGATTACCTCGATAAAT TCCTTGTCCAGCTCAGTCAGCAGATGAATGCAGTGAGGGACGGGGATCTGATGAAGGTGATCAACTGTATGGAGCATGCCATCAGTGCCGTTCATCCTCGTACTCGTTACTCTGCTGGATGGGACGCAAAGTTCCTGTGGTTGCCTCTGTCGTACATGCCAACCTGGATCTCTGATAAATTTTTCTGGAGATATATTCCCAAATTTAAAATCTCAGAACATCAGTAA
- the rdh1 gene encoding retinol dehydrogenase 1 isoform X2 → MEPNNPAMVSTDDQMSRLIEVILSHLALTCALLVAALVAICWYIRDSLKVDGFSQKRVFITGCDSGFGNLLARQLDAKGFAVVAACFTEKAATDLVAASSPRLKTLLLDVTDSASIRRAVEFVSKEVGERGLWGLVNNAGRSIPIAPPEWLQLEDFQKVLDVNLIGLIEVTLQFLPLLKKAQGRVVNVASVLGRLTLVGGGYCPSKYGVEAFSDSLRVGMQPFGIKVSIIEPGFFKTAVTQRDLIEADLKRLWSRLPPDVKDSYGPAYFDEYLKCQAFSLGILCSPDISKVTGCMEQALTARFPRTRYSAGWDAKLLWIPLSYLPSFVSDFIAGVLLPSHKVEKR, encoded by the exons ATGGAACCAAACAACCCAGCCATG GTATCAACTGATGATCAGATGTCACGTTTAATAGAG GTAATCCTGTCACATCTGGCCTTAACCTGTGCTTTACTGGTGGCCGCTCTCGTTGCCATCTGCTGGTACATCAGAGATTCCCTCAAGGTGGATGGCTTCAGCCAGAAGCGTGTGTTCATCACAGGCTGTGACAGCGGCTTTGGGAATCTGCTGGCCAGACAGCTGGATGCCAAAGGTTTCGCTGTCGTAGCTGCATGTTTCACAGAGAAAGCTGCAACAGATCTGGTGGCAGCATCCTCCCCCAGACTGAAAACCCTCCTGCTGGATGTTACAGACAGCGCAAGCATCAGGAGGGCGGTGGAGTTTGTGAGCAAAGAGGTCGGAGAGAGAG GTTTGTGGGGGCTGGTGAATAATGCTGGTAGGTCCATACCCATCGCTCCACCAGAATGGTTGCAGTTGGAGGATTTCCAAAAGGTCTTGGATGTGAATCTTATCGGGTTGATTGAGGTGACCCTTCAGTTTCTGCCACTGCTGAAAAAGGCTCAGGGCAGAGTGGTAAATGTGGCCAGTGTTCTGGGCAGACTGACTCTCGTTGGAGGAGGGTACTGCCCATCCAAATACGGAGTGGAAGCCTTCTCCGACTCGCTCAG AGTTGGCATGCAACCCTTTGGTATCAAAGTGAGCATCATCGAGCCTGGTTTCTTCAAGACAGCAGTGACCCAGAGAGATCTGATCGAAGCTGACCTGAAGAGGCTGTGGAGCCGCCTCCCCCCAGACGTCAAAGACTCCTATGGACCAGCATACTTTGATGAAT ACCTAAAATGTCAAGCCTTTTCCTTGGGCATCCTGTGCAGTCCAGACATTTCTAAGGTGACTGGGTGTATGGAGCAAGCTCTGACAGCTCGCTTCCCCCGCACACGTTACAGCGCAGGCTGGGATGCCAAGCTTCTCTGGATTCCTCTGTCCTACCTCCCCTCATTTGTGTCAGACTTTATTGCTGGTGTGCTTCTTCCTTCACATAAGGTTGAAAAGAGATAA
- the rdh1 gene encoding retinol dehydrogenase 1 isoform X1 has protein sequence MNLFCLGDKCLHVKEYLSFPTQVSTDDQMSRLIEVILSHLALTCALLVAALVAICWYIRDSLKVDGFSQKRVFITGCDSGFGNLLARQLDAKGFAVVAACFTEKAATDLVAASSPRLKTLLLDVTDSASIRRAVEFVSKEVGERGLWGLVNNAGRSIPIAPPEWLQLEDFQKVLDVNLIGLIEVTLQFLPLLKKAQGRVVNVASVLGRLTLVGGGYCPSKYGVEAFSDSLRVGMQPFGIKVSIIEPGFFKTAVTQRDLIEADLKRLWSRLPPDVKDSYGPAYFDEYLKCQAFSLGILCSPDISKVTGCMEQALTARFPRTRYSAGWDAKLLWIPLSYLPSFVSDFIAGVLLPSHKVEKR, from the exons ATGAATCTTTTCTGCTTAGGAGATAAATGTTTACATGTGAAGGAATATCTGAGTTTTCCCACTCAGGTATCAACTGATGATCAGATGTCACGTTTAATAGAG GTAATCCTGTCACATCTGGCCTTAACCTGTGCTTTACTGGTGGCCGCTCTCGTTGCCATCTGCTGGTACATCAGAGATTCCCTCAAGGTGGATGGCTTCAGCCAGAAGCGTGTGTTCATCACAGGCTGTGACAGCGGCTTTGGGAATCTGCTGGCCAGACAGCTGGATGCCAAAGGTTTCGCTGTCGTAGCTGCATGTTTCACAGAGAAAGCTGCAACAGATCTGGTGGCAGCATCCTCCCCCAGACTGAAAACCCTCCTGCTGGATGTTACAGACAGCGCAAGCATCAGGAGGGCGGTGGAGTTTGTGAGCAAAGAGGTCGGAGAGAGAG GTTTGTGGGGGCTGGTGAATAATGCTGGTAGGTCCATACCCATCGCTCCACCAGAATGGTTGCAGTTGGAGGATTTCCAAAAGGTCTTGGATGTGAATCTTATCGGGTTGATTGAGGTGACCCTTCAGTTTCTGCCACTGCTGAAAAAGGCTCAGGGCAGAGTGGTAAATGTGGCCAGTGTTCTGGGCAGACTGACTCTCGTTGGAGGAGGGTACTGCCCATCCAAATACGGAGTGGAAGCCTTCTCCGACTCGCTCAG AGTTGGCATGCAACCCTTTGGTATCAAAGTGAGCATCATCGAGCCTGGTTTCTTCAAGACAGCAGTGACCCAGAGAGATCTGATCGAAGCTGACCTGAAGAGGCTGTGGAGCCGCCTCCCCCCAGACGTCAAAGACTCCTATGGACCAGCATACTTTGATGAAT ACCTAAAATGTCAAGCCTTTTCCTTGGGCATCCTGTGCAGTCCAGACATTTCTAAGGTGACTGGGTGTATGGAGCAAGCTCTGACAGCTCGCTTCCCCCGCACACGTTACAGCGCAGGCTGGGATGCCAAGCTTCTCTGGATTCCTCTGTCCTACCTCCCCTCATTTGTGTCAGACTTTATTGCTGGTGTGCTTCTTCCTTCACATAAGGTTGAAAAGAGATAA